From a region of the Enterobacter cancerogenus genome:
- the slyA gene encoding transcriptional regulator SlyA: MKLESPLGSDLARLVRVWRALIDHRLKPLELTQTHWVTLHNIHQLPPDQSQIQLAKAIGIEQPSLVRTLDQLEEKGLISRQTCASDRRAKRIKLTEKAAPIITEMEAVISKTRGEILSGISPEELEMLIGLVARLEQNIHELQSRD, encoded by the coding sequence ATGAAATTGGAATCGCCATTAGGTTCTGATCTGGCAAGGTTGGTACGCGTCTGGCGTGCTCTGATTGACCATCGCCTGAAACCTCTGGAATTGACACAGACGCATTGGGTTACGCTGCATAACATCCATCAGCTTCCGCCCGACCAGTCACAAATTCAACTGGCAAAGGCGATCGGCATTGAGCAGCCTTCGCTGGTACGTACGCTCGATCAGCTGGAGGAGAAGGGACTGATATCCCGGCAGACCTGTGCCAGCGACCGACGCGCTAAGCGGATTAAACTGACTGAAAAAGCCGCGCCAATCATCACCGAGATGGAGGCCGTCATCAGCAAGACGCGAGGGGAGATCCTCTCCGGGATTTCACCTGAGGAACTGGAGATGCTCATCGGGCTTGTTGCTCGCCTCGAGCAAAACATCCACGAACTCCAGTCGCGCGACTGA
- a CDS encoding DUF1656 domain-containing protein, with protein MTFSLSSAGLPLQDLVVGASVYFPPLFKAVLLGFLIWLVAHRVLRDWMYSGEIWHPMLMDLSLFALSVCLGLAVLVVW; from the coding sequence GTGACGTTCTCGTTAAGCTCCGCGGGATTACCCCTCCAGGACCTGGTTGTCGGAGCATCCGTCTATTTTCCGCCGCTGTTTAAAGCTGTCCTGCTGGGCTTTTTGATCTGGCTTGTGGCACACCGCGTGCTGCGCGACTGGATGTACTCCGGCGAAATCTGGCATCCGATGCTGATGGATCTCTCCCTCTTTGCCCTCTCCGTGTGTCTTGGCCTTGCCGTATTGGTTGTGTGGTGA
- a CDS encoding efflux RND transporter periplasmic adaptor subunit, which translates to MSLKTLKYFSTLLVLALALIAGWWMWNYYMQSPWTRDGKVRAEQVSITPQVSGTITALMVKDNQFVKQGEVLFRIDETPFHIAVLNAQAQLAKAQSDLAKANNEANRRRHLSQNYISAEDLDTANLNVKAMQASVEVAQATLKQAQWQLTQTVVKAPVDGWITNLSTRVGDYATTGQPVFALVDSHSFYVVGYFEETKLRHIQNGAPATITLYSGSQTLQGHVSSIGRAIYDQSVEADSGLVPDIKPNVPWVRLAQRVPVRVEFDTLPQGITLVSGTTCTVSIGSNR; encoded by the coding sequence ATGTCCCTGAAAACGCTTAAATACTTTTCCACTCTTTTGGTTCTGGCGCTGGCACTCATCGCGGGTTGGTGGATGTGGAACTACTACATGCAATCGCCCTGGACGCGGGACGGCAAGGTCCGTGCGGAACAGGTCAGTATTACCCCCCAGGTATCGGGCACGATCACCGCGCTGATGGTGAAGGATAATCAGTTCGTTAAACAGGGTGAAGTGTTGTTCCGCATTGATGAGACGCCTTTCCACATTGCGGTCCTCAATGCGCAGGCGCAACTTGCTAAAGCCCAGTCCGATCTGGCGAAAGCCAATAATGAAGCCAACCGTCGTCGCCATCTGTCGCAGAACTATATTTCGGCGGAGGATCTGGACACCGCCAACCTCAACGTAAAAGCAATGCAGGCCAGCGTTGAGGTGGCACAGGCCACGCTGAAACAGGCGCAGTGGCAGCTTACCCAGACCGTGGTAAAAGCGCCCGTCGACGGCTGGATAACAAACCTCTCCACCCGCGTGGGCGATTATGCCACCACCGGACAGCCGGTCTTTGCGTTAGTCGACAGTCACTCGTTTTACGTGGTCGGCTACTTCGAGGAAACCAAGTTGCGTCACATTCAGAACGGCGCGCCAGCGACCATAACGCTCTACAGCGGCTCGCAAACGTTACAGGGTCACGTTTCCAGTATTGGCCGCGCCATCTACGATCAGAGCGTCGAGGCCGATTCAGGCCTGGTGCCAGACATCAAACCTAACGTGCCCTGGGTGCGTCTTGCGCAGCGCGTGCCGGTCCGGGTGGAGTTCGATACCCTTCCGCAAGGCATCACGCTGGTATCCGGTACCACCTGCACCGTCTCAATCGGGTCAAACCGATGA
- the anmK gene encoding anhydro-N-acetylmuramic acid kinase produces MKSGRYIGVMSGTSLDGVDVVLAAIDENMVAQQASLTWPIPVSLKEDILNICQGQQLTLSQLGQLDVRLGSLFADAVLALMHKENLQPQDIVAIGCHGQTVWHEPTGDAPHTLQIGDNNQIVAKTGVTVVGDFRRRDIALGGQGAPLVPAFHQALLAHPSERRMVLNIGGIANLSMLIPGQPVRGYDTGPGNMLMDAWIWRQCGKPYDKDAQWASEGKVVLPLLQSMLSDPYFSLPAPKSTGREYFNYGWLERQLAPFPALAAQDVQTTLVELTAVSISEQVMLSGGCERLLVCGGGSRNPLVMARLAGLLPGTEVSTTDEAGISGDDMEALAFAWLAWRTVAGLPGNLPSVTGAREASVLGAIYPANPRHNQS; encoded by the coding sequence ATGAAATCGGGTCGATACATAGGCGTGATGTCAGGCACCAGTCTTGATGGTGTTGATGTCGTTCTGGCCGCGATAGATGAAAACATGGTGGCCCAGCAGGCAAGCCTGACCTGGCCGATCCCCGTCTCGCTGAAAGAGGACATCCTGAACATCTGTCAGGGCCAGCAGCTGACGTTGTCACAGCTTGGGCAACTGGATGTCCGGCTGGGATCGCTGTTCGCGGATGCTGTTCTGGCGCTTATGCACAAGGAAAACCTGCAGCCGCAGGATATCGTGGCGATTGGCTGCCACGGTCAGACGGTGTGGCATGAACCGACCGGCGACGCGCCGCATACCCTGCAAATTGGCGATAACAACCAGATCGTAGCGAAAACCGGCGTCACGGTTGTGGGCGATTTTCGTCGACGGGATATTGCCCTTGGCGGGCAGGGCGCACCGCTGGTTCCAGCTTTCCATCAGGCGCTGCTGGCACACCCCAGCGAACGACGGATGGTGCTCAACATTGGCGGGATCGCCAACCTGTCGATGCTGATCCCGGGCCAGCCGGTACGCGGGTACGATACGGGGCCGGGCAATATGCTGATGGATGCCTGGATCTGGCGTCAGTGCGGCAAACCCTACGACAAGGACGCGCAGTGGGCGAGCGAAGGTAAAGTTGTCCTGCCGCTCCTGCAATCCATGTTAAGCGATCCCTATTTTTCGCTTCCTGCGCCTAAAAGCACCGGCCGTGAATATTTCAACTATGGCTGGCTGGAGCGCCAGCTGGCGCCGTTCCCGGCGCTGGCCGCGCAGGACGTCCAGACCACGCTGGTGGAGTTGACCGCTGTCTCGATATCTGAACAGGTCATGCTCAGCGGCGGATGCGAGCGGCTGCTGGTGTGCGGCGGTGGCAGCCGTAACCCGCTGGTGATGGCACGTCTCGCCGGGTTGTTGCCAGGGACCGAAGTCTCGACCACGGATGAGGCCGGGATCAGCGGGGATGATATGGAGGCTCTGGCCTTCGCCTGGCTTGCGTGGCGTACCGTTGCCGGCCTGCCGGGCAATTTACCGTCCGTCACCGGCGCGCGTGAAGCCAGTGTGCTGGGGGCGATTTACCCCGCAAATCCTCGTCATAATCAGAGTTAA
- a CDS encoding FUSC family protein — protein sequence MNLRAFSWRNTPWIKATRPQWRYALRNGIAMCLALTVAYYLNLDQPYWAMTSAAVVSFPTVGGVISKSLGRVAGSLLGATAALIIAGHTLNDPWLFLLSMAGWLGFCTWACAHFTNNVAYAFQLAGYTAAIIAFPVVNVLDTTELWDIAQARVCEVIVGILCGGVMMMILPSTSDGTALITALKTMHARLLEHASLLWQPDTNDDIRLAHEKVIGQILTMNLLRIQAFWSHYRFRRQNTLLNYLLHQQLRMTSAISSLRRMLLNWPDSPVHTREVIDTLLAALARPDANIYTVARIIAPLAPTDEYDYRHRAFWQRLNYFCRLYLRSSRWIRAIENATPITEFAVPGSPALARHTDYMEALWSGFRTFCALTLVGAWSITTQWESGSAALTLAAISCVLYSVVASPFNSLTLLLRTLVLLSLFSFVVKFGLMVQISDLWQFLLFLFPLLITMQLLKLQMPKLAGLWGQLIVFMGSFISVTNPPVYDYADFLNDNLAKILGVGLAWLAFAVLRPGSDARKSRRHIRELRRGFVDQLSRRPHLRESEYESLVYHHVSQLNNSQDSLARRWLLRWGVVLLNCSHVVWQLRAWETRSDPLSQVRDVCISLLRDVMSERGVQQRSLSVTLAELQRICDTLARHHLPAARDLASIIWRLHCSLSQLEQAPPPGTIGDQITPQA from the coding sequence ATGAACCTGCGGGCGTTCTCCTGGCGCAATACGCCGTGGATCAAAGCGACGCGCCCGCAGTGGCGCTACGCCTTACGCAACGGCATTGCGATGTGTCTGGCGCTTACCGTTGCGTATTATCTCAATCTGGATCAACCCTACTGGGCTATGACCTCGGCGGCAGTGGTCAGCTTCCCGACCGTCGGCGGCGTGATCAGCAAAAGTCTGGGCCGCGTCGCGGGGAGTTTACTCGGGGCTACGGCCGCACTGATTATCGCCGGACATACCCTGAACGATCCGTGGCTCTTTTTACTGAGCATGGCCGGATGGCTTGGGTTTTGCACCTGGGCCTGCGCGCACTTCACCAACAACGTCGCCTACGCTTTCCAGCTGGCGGGCTATACGGCGGCGATCATCGCCTTCCCGGTCGTCAACGTGCTGGACACCACCGAGCTGTGGGACATTGCCCAGGCGCGCGTCTGTGAAGTTATCGTTGGGATCTTGTGTGGCGGGGTGATGATGATGATCCTGCCCAGTACCTCAGACGGTACCGCGCTTATCACCGCCCTGAAGACGATGCACGCGCGCCTGCTGGAACACGCCAGTCTGCTGTGGCAGCCCGACACCAACGATGATATTCGCCTGGCACATGAAAAGGTCATCGGCCAGATCCTGACCATGAATCTGCTGCGCATTCAGGCGTTCTGGAGCCATTACCGCTTTCGCCGCCAGAACACGCTCCTGAACTATCTTCTGCATCAGCAGTTGCGGATGACCAGCGCCATCTCCAGCCTGCGCAGGATGCTGCTGAACTGGCCCGACTCGCCTGTACATACCCGAGAGGTTATCGATACGCTGCTCGCCGCCCTCGCCCGACCGGATGCGAATATCTATACCGTGGCGCGGATTATCGCCCCGCTCGCCCCGACGGATGAATATGATTATCGCCACCGGGCCTTCTGGCAGCGCCTGAACTATTTTTGCCGGCTCTATCTGCGCAGCAGTCGCTGGATCCGGGCGATTGAGAATGCCACCCCGATAACAGAATTCGCCGTACCGGGCAGCCCGGCGCTGGCGCGCCATACCGATTATATGGAAGCCTTGTGGAGCGGGTTTCGCACCTTCTGTGCGCTGACGCTGGTTGGCGCATGGAGCATCACCACCCAATGGGAATCCGGCAGCGCCGCCCTCACCCTGGCCGCCATCAGCTGCGTGCTCTATTCCGTCGTCGCCTCGCCGTTCAACTCGCTGACGCTGCTGCTTCGCACGCTGGTGCTGCTGTCCTTATTCAGTTTTGTCGTCAAGTTTGGGTTGATGGTGCAGATAAGCGATCTCTGGCAGTTTCTGCTGTTTCTCTTTCCGCTATTAATCACCATGCAGTTGCTGAAGCTGCAAATGCCGAAGCTGGCGGGCCTGTGGGGACAGCTGATCGTCTTTATGGGGTCATTTATCTCGGTCACAAATCCACCGGTCTATGATTACGCCGACTTCCTCAATGACAATCTGGCCAAAATTTTAGGCGTGGGGCTGGCGTGGTTAGCGTTCGCCGTGCTGCGTCCCGGGTCCGATGCCCGTAAAAGCCGCCGTCATATTCGGGAGTTACGCAGGGGGTTCGTCGATCAGCTCAGCCGCAGACCGCATCTGCGCGAGAGTGAGTATGAGTCGCTGGTGTATCACCACGTCAGCCAGCTCAATAACAGTCAGGACTCCCTTGCCCGCCGCTGGCTGCTTCGCTGGGGCGTGGTATTGCTCAACTGTTCGCATGTGGTCTGGCAGCTGCGTGCCTGGGAGACGCGTTCCGATCCGCTGTCGCAGGTTCGGGATGTCTGTATCTCTCTGCTGCGGGATGTCATGAGCGAGCGTGGCGTTCAGCAGCGGTCGCTTAGCGTCACGCTCGCCGAACTGCAGCGCATTTGCGATACCCTGGCGCGCCATC
- the mliC gene encoding C-type lysozyme inhibitor: protein MKKLLLITLPFLLAGCSAYNQFVERMQTDTLEYRCDEKPLTVKLNNPRQEASFIYDNKLLTLKQGMSASGARYTDGIYVFWSKGDSATVYKRDRIVLNNCQLENPKR, encoded by the coding sequence ATGAAAAAACTTCTTCTTATTACTCTGCCTTTTTTACTTGCAGGATGCAGTGCCTATAACCAGTTCGTTGAACGCATGCAGACCGATACCCTGGAGTATCGCTGTGATGAAAAACCGCTCACCGTGAAGCTGAACAACCCGCGTCAGGAAGCCAGCTTTATTTATGACAATAAACTCCTGACCCTCAAGCAGGGCATGTCGGCCTCTGGCGCTCGCTATACCGACGGGATCTATGTCTTCTGGTCGAAAGGTGACAGCGCCACGGTCTATAAACGCGACCGTATCGTGCTGAACAATTGCCAGTTAGAAAATCCGAAGCGTTGA
- the slyB gene encoding outer membrane lipoprotein SlyB yields the protein MILRVLGVSLIGLTLAGCVNDSSLSGDVYSASEAKQVQNVTYGTIVNARPVQIQGGDDSNVVGAIGGAVLGGFLGNTIGGGTGRSLATAAGAVAGGVAGQGVQGAMNKTQGVELEIRKDDGNTIMVVQKQGSTRFSAGQRVVIASNGSQVTVSPR from the coding sequence ATGATTTTACGTGTACTGGGCGTTTCGCTGATTGGTTTAACACTGGCTGGTTGTGTGAATGACAGTTCACTCTCTGGCGACGTTTATAGCGCGTCTGAAGCTAAACAGGTGCAGAACGTCACCTACGGTACGATTGTCAATGCACGTCCTGTACAGATCCAGGGTGGTGATGACAGCAATGTCGTCGGTGCAATCGGCGGTGCCGTTCTGGGTGGTTTCCTGGGTAACACCATTGGTGGGGGGACCGGTCGTTCACTGGCCACCGCGGCGGGTGCTGTTGCCGGTGGCGTAGCAGGCCAGGGCGTTCAGGGTGCCATGAACAAAACCCAGGGTGTTGAACTGGAAATCCGTAAAGATGACGGTAACACCATCATGGTTGTGCAGAAGCAAGGCAGCACCCGCTTCTCTGCAGGCCAGCGCGTCGTGATTGCCAGCAACGGCAGCCAGGTGACCGTTTCTCCACGTTAA
- the pdxH gene encoding pyridoxamine 5'-phosphate oxidase produces the protein MSDNDELQQIAHLRREYTKGGLRRQDLPAEPLALFERWLKQACEAKLADPTAMVVATVDENGQPYQRIVLLKHYDEKGLVFYTNLGSRKAHHLERNPRISLLFPWHMLERQVMVTGKVERLSTLEVVKYFHSRPRDSQIGAWVSKQSSRISARGVLESKFLELKQKFQQGEVPLPSFWGGFRIPIEQMEFWQGGEHRLHDRFLYQRESNGWKIDRLAP, from the coding sequence ATGTCAGATAACGACGAACTGCAGCAAATTGCGCACCTGCGCCGTGAATACACCAAAGGCGGTCTTCGCCGCCAGGATCTTCCCGCTGAACCGCTGGCGCTTTTTGAGCGCTGGCTGAAACAGGCCTGCGAGGCTAAGCTCGCTGACCCCACGGCCATGGTTGTTGCCACGGTTGATGAAAACGGCCAGCCTTACCAGCGCATCGTGTTGCTCAAGCATTATGATGAAAAAGGGTTGGTGTTCTATACCAATCTTGGCAGCCGCAAGGCGCACCATCTCGAACGCAATCCCCGTATTAGCCTGCTGTTCCCCTGGCACATGCTGGAGCGTCAGGTCATGGTCACCGGTAAAGTCGAACGCCTCTCGACGCTGGAGGTGGTGAAGTATTTCCACAGCCGTCCGCGCGACAGCCAGATTGGCGCGTGGGTCTCTAAGCAGTCCAGCCGCATTTCGGCGCGCGGCGTGCTTGAAAGCAAATTCCTCGAGTTAAAACAGAAATTCCAGCAGGGCGAAGTGCCGTTACCGAGCTTCTGGGGCGGGTTCCGCATCCCCATCGAACAGATGGAATTCTGGCAGGGGGGCGAGCATCGCCTGCACGACCGCTTTTTATACCAGCGCGAGAGCAACGGCTGGAAAATTGACAGACTGGCACCCTAA